The following are encoded together in the Nocardioides thalensis genome:
- a CDS encoding GNAT family N-acetyltransferase codes for MITRDRWGIPTVTGASVLEVAHEQGRAIAEDRAWQLTVERHRAEGTCTELFGDAAAEWDELVGRADLVGTAQRAYAGLDDESRAFVDAHVAGLNEVLEEKWRPWTPLAVFLGQHVVFSAFPGKLWKHHVRSVVERNAARVGVADGEVDRWLGLLAVEGLPGGSNAVAVAGTLTQSGLPLIAGDPHRLLEAPGCYAQVRLVCTDPDDAFDVAGFCFPGVPGVQHFGRAAHSDGAVAWGITNAVADDEDVDPVTLEVRTPTRELGDAGFAALLPLLRSRAASDVVEAFGHWVSPVNNLLVADSAGGVEHHVVGRVPARDREGGWMGWVDPLPRRNGDVLVTANDRADASWAAIGSDFAPPHRAHRIAELVQDLADEGPIAASSLSWVLADVRQVAGASLLDTVAGLDPAALPEKARAARERVLAWAREMAVGSAEAALFAALREGVVDRIAEAPLLIGADACPHGDLLAPWFDLRARLRLCLPALLKAGRDGARPFGADPVAAVASALEDVAAADPGSWGQSHLAWPLTPHEQFGLEPPSGARPPAVALPGDDDCVFAARAAGGTGVAVHGPVARYVWDLSPSNDSLWVVPLGASGDPGSPHHHDQQATWAMGGQVRVHNPHLLTRGAVVVRPTDPYGDAAALHAWTTAERARFWGMRGLTVEEVAGIYSWIDAQPHLTANALEVDGEAVGILQTYDPFVDEIGRFYDRRPGDVGIHLLLDDGPARRGRTTEVVAAGLAFAAGIPGMRRLVFEPDARNQASVALLDRLGAERGPLVELKTSVSEKPAQFFFLGIEAVRRLVEREAASVPQ; via the coding sequence GTGATCACGCGCGACCGCTGGGGCATCCCGACGGTCACCGGAGCGTCCGTGCTCGAGGTCGCACACGAGCAGGGCCGCGCGATCGCCGAGGACCGCGCGTGGCAGCTGACCGTCGAGCGGCACCGGGCCGAGGGCACCTGCACCGAGCTGTTCGGCGACGCCGCGGCCGAGTGGGACGAGCTGGTCGGGCGCGCCGACCTCGTCGGTACGGCGCAGCGCGCCTACGCGGGGCTCGACGACGAGAGCCGCGCCTTCGTCGACGCCCACGTCGCCGGGCTGAACGAGGTGCTCGAGGAGAAGTGGCGGCCGTGGACGCCGCTGGCCGTCTTCCTCGGGCAGCACGTGGTCTTCTCGGCTTTCCCCGGGAAGCTGTGGAAGCACCACGTGCGGTCGGTGGTCGAGCGCAACGCGGCCCGCGTGGGAGTCGCGGACGGCGAGGTCGATCGCTGGCTCGGGCTGCTGGCGGTGGAGGGCCTGCCGGGCGGCAGCAACGCGGTCGCGGTCGCGGGAACCCTCACCCAGAGCGGGCTCCCGCTCATCGCGGGCGATCCGCACCGGCTGCTGGAAGCGCCGGGCTGCTACGCCCAGGTGCGCCTTGTCTGCACCGATCCCGACGACGCCTTCGACGTTGCCGGCTTCTGCTTCCCCGGCGTGCCGGGGGTGCAGCACTTCGGGCGGGCGGCGCACAGTGACGGGGCTGTCGCGTGGGGGATCACCAACGCCGTCGCGGACGACGAGGACGTCGACCCGGTGACGCTCGAGGTGCGCACGCCGACGCGAGAGCTCGGTGACGCGGGCTTCGCTGCGCTGCTGCCGTTGTTGCGCTCCCGCGCCGCGTCCGACGTGGTGGAGGCGTTCGGCCACTGGGTCTCGCCGGTCAACAACCTGCTGGTCGCCGACTCCGCCGGCGGCGTCGAGCACCACGTGGTCGGCCGGGTGCCGGCGCGCGATCGCGAGGGTGGGTGGATGGGCTGGGTCGACCCGCTCCCGCGCCGCAACGGCGACGTGCTGGTCACGGCCAACGATCGCGCCGACGCCTCGTGGGCGGCCATCGGCAGCGACTTCGCCCCGCCGCACCGCGCGCACCGGATCGCCGAGCTCGTCCAGGACCTGGCCGACGAGGGGCCGATCGCTGCGTCCTCGCTGAGCTGGGTGCTCGCCGACGTACGTCAGGTGGCGGGCGCGTCCCTCCTCGACACCGTGGCCGGGCTCGACCCGGCGGCGCTGCCGGAGAAGGCCCGCGCGGCGCGGGAGCGCGTTCTCGCCTGGGCCCGGGAGATGGCGGTCGGTAGCGCCGAGGCTGCTCTGTTCGCCGCCTTGCGCGAGGGCGTCGTCGACCGGATCGCCGAGGCTCCCCTGCTGATCGGGGCCGACGCGTGCCCGCACGGTGACCTGCTGGCGCCGTGGTTCGACCTCCGCGCCCGGCTGCGGCTCTGCCTGCCGGCGCTCCTGAAGGCGGGCCGCGACGGCGCGCGCCCGTTCGGCGCCGACCCCGTGGCGGCGGTGGCGTCGGCGCTCGAGGACGTCGCGGCGGCGGACCCGGGCTCCTGGGGGCAGAGCCACCTCGCCTGGCCGCTGACCCCGCACGAGCAGTTCGGGCTCGAGCCGCCGTCTGGAGCCCGGCCGCCCGCCGTCGCGCTGCCCGGCGACGACGACTGCGTGTTCGCTGCCCGCGCGGCCGGCGGCACGGGGGTGGCGGTGCACGGCCCGGTCGCCCGCTACGTCTGGGACCTCTCCCCGTCCAACGACAGCCTCTGGGTCGTCCCGCTCGGCGCGTCCGGCGACCCGGGATCGCCGCACCACCACGACCAGCAGGCGACCTGGGCCATGGGCGGGCAGGTGCGGGTCCACAACCCGCACCTGCTCACGCGGGGCGCGGTCGTCGTACGGCCGACGGACCCCTACGGCGACGCCGCGGCCCTGCACGCCTGGACCACGGCGGAGCGGGCGCGGTTCTGGGGCATGCGCGGCCTCACGGTCGAGGAGGTGGCCGGCATCTACTCCTGGATCGACGCGCAGCCCCACCTCACGGCCAACGCGCTCGAAGTGGACGGCGAGGCCGTCGGCATCCTCCAGACCTACGACCCGTTCGTCGACGAGATCGGCCGCTTCTACGACCGCCGCCCGGGCGACGTCGGCATCCACCTCCTGCTGGACGACGGTCCGGCCCGGCGTGGCCGGACCACCGAGGTGGTCGCTGCCGGGCTGGCCTTCGCCGCCGGGATCCCCGGCATGCGGCGGTTGGTGTTCGAGCCCGACGCCCGCAACCAGGCCTCGGTCGCCCTGCTCGACCGGCTCGGCGCGGAGCGCGGCCCGCTGGTCGAGCTCAAGACGTCGGTCAGCGAGAAGCCCGCGCAGTTCTTCTTCCTCGGCATCGAGGCCGTGCGACGGCTCGTCGAGCGGGAGGCGGCGTCGGTGCCGCAGTGA
- a CDS encoding GrpB family protein: protein MDHPVGLARGALELRPYSAEWPRSFERERSKLLANVPGILEVEHIGSTSVPGLDAKPIIDMQASLPSFDGWSAVVPLLVEHGYTYMAERVYDRRVFLPKGPEKLRTHYLSLIEVDTAESRLRLRFRDALRSDAALRREYRDLKWRLLREHAGDRPAYTAAKAAFVARVLGTNP from the coding sequence GTGGACCACCCCGTGGGCCTGGCACGCGGAGCGTTGGAGCTCCGCCCGTACAGCGCGGAGTGGCCTCGCTCGTTCGAGCGTGAGCGATCCAAGCTCCTAGCGAATGTGCCGGGCATTCTTGAGGTCGAGCACATCGGAAGCACATCGGTCCCAGGTCTCGACGCTAAACCGATCATCGACATGCAGGCGTCGCTGCCGTCGTTCGATGGTTGGTCGGCCGTGGTTCCCCTACTCGTCGAGCATGGGTACACCTACATGGCCGAGCGCGTGTACGACCGCAGGGTCTTCCTCCCGAAAGGGCCTGAAAAGCTGCGAACCCATTACTTGTCATTGATCGAAGTCGACACGGCTGAGTCGCGACTCCGCCTGCGGTTCCGGGATGCACTCAGATCTGATGCAGCGCTTCGACGTGAATATCGGGACCTCAAATGGCGACTCCTGCGCGAACACGCCGGCGACCGGCCGGCGTACACCGCGGCCAAGGCGGCCTTCGTAGCACGAGTCCTCGGTACCAACCCATAG
- a CDS encoding HNH endonuclease signature motif containing protein, with product MTATTALDTAATAVQACADLAGGQWDQVEDSLLPEAAVAIAKIRAYADAALVEVAEQLEATGAADKLGWATTKDFLTHLLGGHKGAGATYLRVAKQTADLPHVREAMTNGEVSLAQASVIGSNVAKLPHVDDLRQAAAGKLLELAVGEQRDATDLDHDITDVIHDLDPDGTLLAWDTEKDKAERSAHRARFLTFTKDKLGGYKIKGYGTAEDTELVKTALMPLAAPITTEPGACGGEPDAKKWRDPVTGQAITHGCPDPDCRHDGKDPRESGARLFDALVEAARRLQATDSLPHAHGTSARITITTSLDALTTRLTETGHLDKHIDTDGLLPSGDRLSAAAVRRLACDAEIIPTILGTPGQILDIGRTTRTVPTAIWNALVLRDRHCAFPGCNRLPIACDAHHIHHWADGGTTALHNLILLCRKHHTAIHHTPWTVAIDDDTGKPVWTPPPPIDTSNRWSFTPARAKPPGRAA from the coding sequence ATGACCGCCACCACCGCGCTCGACACGGCCGCAACCGCGGTCCAGGCGTGCGCGGACCTCGCCGGCGGGCAGTGGGACCAGGTCGAGGACTCCCTGCTTCCTGAGGCCGCGGTGGCGATCGCGAAGATCCGCGCGTACGCCGACGCGGCCCTGGTCGAGGTCGCCGAGCAGCTGGAAGCCACCGGCGCCGCCGACAAGCTGGGCTGGGCCACGACCAAGGACTTCCTCACCCATCTCCTGGGCGGCCACAAAGGCGCCGGCGCGACCTACCTGCGCGTGGCCAAGCAGACCGCCGACCTCCCCCACGTGCGGGAGGCGATGACCAACGGGGAGGTGTCCCTGGCCCAAGCCAGCGTGATCGGGTCCAACGTGGCGAAACTCCCCCACGTCGACGACCTCCGGCAGGCCGCCGCCGGCAAGCTGCTCGAGCTGGCCGTCGGTGAGCAGCGTGATGCCACCGACCTCGACCACGACATCACCGACGTGATCCACGACCTCGACCCCGACGGCACCCTCCTGGCGTGGGACACCGAGAAGGACAAGGCCGAACGCTCCGCCCACCGCGCCCGGTTCCTCACCTTCACCAAGGACAAGCTCGGCGGCTACAAGATCAAGGGCTACGGCACCGCCGAGGACACCGAGCTCGTCAAAACCGCCCTCATGCCGCTGGCCGCGCCGATCACCACCGAGCCCGGCGCCTGCGGCGGCGAACCCGACGCCAAGAAATGGCGCGACCCCGTCACCGGGCAGGCCATCACCCACGGGTGTCCCGACCCCGACTGCCGCCACGACGGGAAGGATCCCCGCGAGTCCGGCGCCCGCCTCTTCGACGCCCTCGTCGAAGCAGCCCGCCGCCTCCAAGCCACCGACTCACTACCCCACGCCCACGGCACTTCTGCCCGGATCACCATCACCACATCTCTCGACGCGTTGACCACCCGCCTCACCGAGACCGGGCACCTCGACAAGCACATCGACACCGACGGGCTCCTGCCCTCCGGCGACCGGCTCTCCGCAGCCGCGGTACGACGCCTGGCCTGCGACGCCGAGATCATCCCCACCATCCTCGGCACCCCCGGGCAGATCCTCGACATCGGCCGCACCACCCGCACCGTCCCCACCGCCATCTGGAACGCCCTCGTCCTCCGCGACCGACACTGCGCCTTCCCCGGCTGCAACCGCCTCCCCATCGCCTGCGACGCCCACCACATCCACCACTGGGCCGACGGCGGCACCACCGCCCTGCACAACCTCATCCTGTTGTGCCGCAAACACCACACCGCCATCCACCACACCCCCTGGACCGTCGCCATCGACGACGACACCGGAAAACCCGTGTGGACACCCCCACCACCCATCGACACCAGCAACCGATGGTCCTTCACCCCCGCCCGAGCCAAACCTCCCGGCCGCGCCGCGTGA
- a CDS encoding calcium-binding protein: MTATPLTALRPARLAAAIVAALALLAPAGLHVAADARPAPKCGGKTVTIVGTDRSETIRGTDGDDVILARGGKDKVLGHGGTDHVCGGAGNDRIIAGNDDGGYYDGEGGADVVVGRGDHAVLEGGPGPDVLSTTRDGSLLVGGGGDDTIIGGDHSDNIRAGAGDDHVEAGGDNDLDVDGGPGDDEVDGGPGSDLIRGGDGNDTLRPGGGAGGFAHGEAGDDTLVAGDAGQGLSGGSGDDHLETRFEGTLLEGNAGNDWILGSDFEDHIDGGSGDDNLFGEGGDDLDLEGGDGADGCVGGAGRDRCDGGSPGTTANTPEDPDTCEAEVKVSCRGSLLPQRYQLHLEGTRTRVHDDSAMSAHWEATMILVRVGNPDTSALWQYESGHGTFEVSGHYASCTYTHEGTLDSGFSADLGMVVPAREQYWLDVVVGGEGLRSATCAGGSHQEIETFQEWAATNGGPDPIPLDPTQRTIIGSWEVDGPNEDLDVDWVITPLGDDPQ; encoded by the coding sequence ATGACCGCAACCCCTCTCACCGCGCTCCGCCCCGCCCGACTCGCGGCAGCCATCGTCGCCGCGCTCGCACTCCTCGCTCCGGCGGGCCTCCACGTCGCTGCCGACGCCCGCCCCGCGCCGAAGTGCGGGGGCAAGACCGTGACGATCGTCGGCACCGATCGGTCCGAGACGATCCGCGGCACCGACGGCGACGACGTGATCCTCGCGCGTGGCGGCAAGGACAAGGTCCTCGGCCACGGTGGCACCGACCACGTCTGCGGCGGCGCCGGCAACGACCGGATCATCGCCGGCAACGACGACGGGGGCTACTACGACGGGGAGGGCGGCGCCGACGTCGTCGTGGGGCGCGGCGATCACGCCGTGCTCGAAGGCGGTCCCGGGCCCGACGTCCTGTCCACGACGAGGGACGGCAGCCTCTTGGTCGGTGGTGGCGGCGACGACACGATCATCGGCGGCGACCACAGTGACAATATCCGGGCCGGCGCAGGTGACGACCACGTCGAGGCCGGAGGGGACAACGACCTCGACGTCGACGGTGGACCCGGTGACGACGAGGTGGACGGCGGCCCCGGCAGCGACCTGATCCGCGGCGGAGACGGAAACGACACGCTTCGTCCCGGCGGCGGAGCCGGCGGCTTCGCCCACGGAGAGGCGGGCGACGACACCCTCGTCGCCGGCGACGCGGGGCAGGGACTGTCCGGCGGATCGGGCGACGATCATCTCGAGACACGGTTCGAGGGCACCTTGCTCGAGGGCAACGCCGGCAACGACTGGATCTTGGGGTCGGACTTCGAAGACCACATCGACGGTGGTTCCGGCGACGACAACCTCTTCGGCGAGGGTGGCGACGACCTCGATCTCGAGGGCGGTGACGGTGCGGACGGCTGCGTCGGCGGCGCGGGTCGGGACCGCTGCGACGGCGGTTCGCCGGGCACGACCGCCAACACTCCCGAGGACCCCGATACCTGCGAGGCCGAGGTGAAGGTCTCCTGCCGGGGCTCCCTGCTCCCGCAGCGCTACCAGCTGCACCTCGAAGGCACCCGGACGCGGGTGCACGACGACTCCGCCATGAGCGCTCACTGGGAGGCCACGATGATCCTCGTCCGGGTCGGCAACCCGGACACCTCGGCGCTCTGGCAGTACGAGTCCGGCCACGGCACGTTCGAGGTGAGCGGTCATTACGCCTCCTGCACCTACACCCACGAGGGCACCCTGGACAGCGGGTTCTCGGCCGACCTCGGCATGGTCGTCCCCGCTCGCGAGCAGTACTGGCTCGACGTCGTCGTCGGCGGTGAGGGCCTGCGGTCAGCGACCTGCGCCGGCGGGTCGCACCAGGAGATCGAGACGTTCCAGGAGTGGGCCGCGACCAACGGTGGCCCCGACCCGATCCCGCTCGACCCGACCCAGCGCACGATCATCGGCAGCTGGGAGGTCGACGGTCCCAACGAGGACCTCGACGTCGACTGGGTGATCACGCCCCTCGGCGACGACCCGCAGTGA
- a CDS encoding MFS transporter: MTVTNPSSDSVVAPPSDVAVAEKRKAGRWISDWRPEDEQFWTEGGAKVAKRNLVWSIFAEHLGFSVWLIWSVSSAFLVAQGFSFTPQQLFFLVAIPNLVGALIRIPYTLAVGKFGGRNWTMISAGLLLIPTLGFAWAVTNPGTPYWAFCLIAATAGFGGGNFASSMANINFFYPARLKGAALGLNAAGGNLGVSIIQFALPVIVGGAGIFGLVKASEGGIHLERAAWVYAGLAVAAVVAAFFFMDNLEGAKTDTKSQLAVVKHRHTWVMAFLYIGTFGSFIGYSAAMPLLIKLNFWHQPSPDVVGTGINFAFYAFLGALVGSLSRPLGGYLADKYGGARVTVVAFCGLMTGTLGIVLTLGQLVPATSAAAVEANGDKFAQFLGIFVFVFFCTGIGNGSTYKMIPAIFRKDAMRDTAEGSPERELALHEGTKLSSAAVGIIGAVGAIGGFLIPISFNSPWVTEPLAATKAAFWIFTAFYVVCAAVTFAVYLKKRRTDSGYVGV, encoded by the coding sequence ATGACCGTCACCAACCCGAGCAGCGACAGCGTCGTCGCGCCCCCGAGCGACGTCGCCGTCGCCGAGAAGCGCAAGGCCGGCCGCTGGATCTCGGACTGGCGACCCGAGGACGAGCAGTTTTGGACCGAGGGCGGCGCGAAGGTCGCCAAGCGCAACCTCGTCTGGTCCATCTTCGCCGAGCACCTCGGCTTCTCCGTGTGGCTGATCTGGTCGGTGTCGTCGGCGTTCCTGGTCGCGCAGGGCTTCTCGTTCACTCCGCAGCAGCTGTTCTTCCTGGTCGCGATCCCCAACCTGGTCGGCGCGCTGATCCGGATCCCCTACACGCTGGCGGTCGGCAAGTTCGGCGGTCGCAACTGGACCATGATCAGCGCCGGCCTGCTGCTGATCCCGACACTCGGGTTCGCCTGGGCGGTGACCAACCCGGGTACGCCGTACTGGGCCTTCTGCCTGATCGCGGCGACCGCCGGCTTCGGTGGCGGCAACTTCGCCAGCTCGATGGCCAACATCAACTTCTTCTACCCTGCCCGCCTCAAGGGCGCCGCGCTCGGTCTCAACGCCGCCGGCGGCAACCTCGGCGTGTCGATCATCCAGTTCGCGCTGCCCGTGATCGTCGGTGGCGCCGGCATCTTCGGCCTGGTCAAGGCCAGCGAGGGCGGCATCCACCTCGAGCGCGCCGCCTGGGTGTACGCCGGTCTGGCGGTCGCCGCGGTGGTTGCCGCGTTCTTCTTCATGGACAACCTCGAGGGCGCGAAGACCGACACCAAGTCGCAGCTCGCCGTCGTGAAGCACCGCCACACGTGGGTCATGGCGTTCCTCTACATCGGCACGTTCGGCTCGTTCATCGGCTACTCCGCCGCGATGCCCCTGCTGATCAAGCTCAACTTCTGGCACCAGCCCTCGCCCGACGTCGTCGGCACCGGCATCAACTTCGCGTTCTACGCCTTCCTCGGCGCCCTCGTCGGCTCCCTGTCGCGCCCGCTCGGTGGCTATCTCGCTGACAAGTACGGCGGTGCGCGGGTCACCGTGGTGGCGTTCTGTGGCCTGATGACGGGGACGCTCGGCATCGTGCTCACGCTGGGCCAGCTCGTGCCGGCGACGTCGGCCGCCGCCGTCGAGGCGAACGGCGACAAGTTCGCGCAGTTCCTCGGGATCTTCGTCTTCGTGTTCTTCTGCACCGGCATCGGCAACGGCTCGACGTACAAGATGATCCCGGCAATCTTCCGCAAGGACGCGATGCGCGACACCGCCGAGGGCTCGCCGGAGCGGGAGCTGGCGCTGCACGAGGGCACGAAGCTCTCCTCCGCCGCGGTCGGCATCATCGGCGCGGTCGGCGCGATCGGCGGGTTCCTGATCCCGATCTCGTTCAACAGCCCGTGGGTGACCGAGCCGCTGGCCGCGACCAAGGCCGCGTTCTGGATCTTCACCGCCTTCTACGTCGTGTGCGCAGCGGTGACGTTCGCCGTCTACCTGAAGAAGCGCAGGACCGACAGCGGGTACGTCGGCGTCTGA
- a CDS encoding molybdopterin oxidoreductase family protein, with translation MTETHCPYCSLQCGMRLQQKGRGALEVLPWDEFPVNEGGLCRKGWTAAGLRGSRERLTTPMVKDRGTGELRAAGWDEALDLVAARIRGLQDAHGKDAIGVFGGGGLTNEKAYQLGKFARVALGTSQIDYNGRWCMSSAASAGNQAFGVDRGLPFPLADVEQSDLVVLVGSNLAETMPPAARHLDRLRERGGRLVVIDPRLTSTAERADLFLQPVPGTDLALALGVLHLLDAQGAIDDDYVAARTTGWEDVRRSVAAWWPERVERVTGVSTAELRHLVDLLVEADRAMVLTARGAEQHAQGTATVLSWINVALALGLPGRPFSGYGCLTGQGNGQGGREHGQKADQLPGYRMIDDPAARDHVARVWGVDAASLPGKGRSAYELLDALGTPTGPKALLVLGSNIVVSAPRASHVTERLEALDLLVVCDIVMSETAALADVVLPVTQWAEERGTMTNLEGRVILREQAVAAPDGVRSDLDVIAGLAERLGSPVPFSTEPEEIFAELGRASAGGKADYAGITYDRIRDEKGVFWPCPTPGHPGTPRMFADSFPTPDGLARFLVQQFAGAAEQPDDAYPLHLTTGRVLAQYQSGAQTRRIKDLPDTGAFVELHPMLAARVGAHDGDPVVVRTRRGELKAPARVVTTIRPDTVFVPFHWVGANRLTNDALDPSSRMPEFKVCAAEVTT, from the coding sequence ATGACCGAGACGCACTGTCCCTACTGCAGCCTGCAGTGCGGCATGCGCCTCCAGCAGAAGGGGCGCGGCGCGCTCGAGGTGCTGCCGTGGGACGAGTTCCCGGTCAACGAGGGCGGCCTCTGCCGCAAGGGCTGGACGGCCGCCGGGCTGCGGGGCAGCCGGGAGCGGCTGACCACGCCGATGGTCAAGGACCGCGGGACCGGCGAGCTGCGGGCTGCCGGGTGGGACGAGGCGCTCGACCTCGTCGCGGCGCGGATCCGGGGGCTCCAGGACGCGCACGGCAAGGACGCGATCGGCGTCTTCGGCGGCGGCGGGCTGACGAACGAGAAGGCCTACCAGCTCGGCAAGTTCGCCCGGGTCGCGCTCGGCACCTCCCAGATCGACTACAACGGGCGCTGGTGCATGTCGTCCGCGGCGAGCGCCGGCAACCAGGCGTTCGGGGTCGACCGCGGCCTGCCGTTCCCGCTCGCCGACGTCGAGCAGTCCGACCTCGTCGTGCTGGTCGGCTCCAACCTGGCCGAGACCATGCCGCCCGCGGCGCGCCACCTCGACCGGCTGCGCGAGCGCGGCGGCCGGCTCGTCGTGATCGACCCGCGGCTCACCTCGACCGCGGAGCGCGCCGACCTCTTCCTCCAGCCCGTCCCGGGCACCGACCTCGCGCTCGCCCTCGGCGTGCTGCACCTCCTCGATGCCCAGGGCGCGATCGACGACGACTACGTCGCCGCGCGCACCACCGGCTGGGAGGACGTACGGCGCAGCGTCGCCGCGTGGTGGCCCGAGCGCGTGGAGCGGGTCACCGGCGTGAGCACCGCCGAGCTGCGGCACCTCGTCGACCTCCTCGTCGAGGCCGACCGGGCGATGGTCCTGACCGCGCGCGGGGCCGAGCAGCACGCGCAGGGCACCGCCACCGTGCTGTCGTGGATCAACGTCGCGCTCGCGCTCGGGCTGCCGGGCAGGCCGTTCTCCGGCTACGGCTGCCTCACCGGCCAGGGCAACGGGCAGGGCGGCCGCGAGCACGGCCAGAAGGCCGACCAGCTGCCGGGTTATCGGATGATCGACGACCCCGCGGCCCGCGACCACGTCGCCCGCGTCTGGGGCGTCGACGCGGCCTCGCTGCCCGGCAAGGGGCGGTCGGCGTACGAGCTGCTCGACGCGCTCGGCACCCCGACAGGGCCGAAGGCGCTGCTCGTGCTCGGCTCCAACATCGTCGTGTCCGCGCCGCGCGCGAGCCACGTGACCGAGCGCCTCGAGGCGCTCGACCTGCTCGTCGTGTGCGACATCGTGATGTCCGAGACCGCCGCGCTGGCCGACGTCGTGCTGCCCGTGACGCAGTGGGCCGAGGAGCGCGGCACCATGACCAACCTCGAGGGCCGGGTCATCCTCCGGGAGCAGGCCGTGGCCGCCCCCGACGGCGTCCGCAGCGACCTCGACGTGATCGCCGGCCTCGCCGAGCGGCTCGGGTCGCCGGTGCCGTTCTCGACCGAGCCGGAGGAGATCTTCGCCGAGCTCGGCCGGGCGTCGGCCGGCGGCAAGGCCGACTACGCGGGCATCACCTACGACCGGATCCGCGACGAGAAGGGCGTCTTCTGGCCGTGCCCCACCCCGGGGCACCCCGGCACGCCGCGGATGTTCGCGGACTCCTTCCCCACGCCCGACGGGCTCGCGCGCTTCCTTGTCCAGCAGTTCGCCGGCGCCGCCGAGCAGCCCGACGACGCCTACCCGCTGCACCTCACGACCGGCCGGGTGCTCGCGCAGTACCAGTCCGGCGCGCAGACCCGCCGCATCAAGGACCTCCCGGACACCGGCGCCTTCGTGGAGCTGCACCCGATGCTCGCCGCGCGGGTCGGCGCCCACGACGGCGACCCGGTCGTCGTGCGCACCCGCCGCGGCGAGCTGAAGGCGCCCGCCCGCGTGGTCACCACGATCCGCCCCGACACGGTTTTCGTGCCGTTCCACTGGGTCGGCGCCAACCGCCTCACCAACGACGCGCTCGACCCGTCCAGCCGGATGCCGGAGTTCAAGGTGTGCGCCGCGGAGGTGACGACGTGA
- a CDS encoding FAD-dependent oxidoreductase has translation MSRKRIVIVGSGMATTRLVEELVARGAHETHHITVLGDEAAAPYNRILLSAVLEGTHRPEAITLRGEEWYAEHGIDLRLGSRVLQIDRDHSDVMLVDGTLVEYDALVLATGSIPTLPPIRGLVRMDGSLHEAVHAFRSLADCERLLDAIDPSRWSSAGGEERAAGVSRPRRAVVVGGGLLGLQVARALGARGLDTEIVEGADHLLHQQLGRAAGRILARDLKKLGVAVYTGARAVRLEDAGGRVNLRLDNGFTLDTDLVVLTAGGRPSTALARQAGLEVRRGVVVDDRLASVTDERVFAIGDCAEHEGRVTGFVPPAWEQASVLAGVLSDEPMKYDGSRIVARLRATGLDVAVLGDPERETLDGGDVVEMSNPVRGSHRKLVVRDGRIVAGAFVGDLHRIGLVTQHYDRQTVLGPTEPGDLLLVERSAQPVQLPDDAEVCNCAGVTAGAIRAYSSYEQARETTRATTGCGGCASTVRQLLAERSALEGIK, from the coding sequence GTGAGCCGCAAGCGGATCGTGATCGTCGGCTCCGGCATGGCCACCACCCGGCTCGTCGAGGAGCTGGTGGCCCGCGGTGCCCACGAGACGCACCACATCACCGTCCTCGGCGACGAGGCCGCGGCGCCGTACAACCGGATCCTGCTGTCCGCCGTGCTCGAGGGCACCCACCGGCCCGAGGCGATCACCCTGCGTGGCGAGGAGTGGTACGCCGAGCACGGCATCGACCTGCGGCTCGGCAGCCGCGTCCTCCAGATCGACCGCGACCACTCCGACGTGATGCTCGTCGACGGCACGCTGGTCGAGTACGACGCGCTCGTGCTCGCGACCGGCAGCATCCCCACCCTGCCGCCGATCCGCGGCCTGGTGCGGATGGACGGCTCGCTGCACGAGGCCGTGCACGCGTTCCGCAGCCTTGCTGACTGCGAGCGACTGCTGGACGCCATCGATCCCTCTCGGTGGTCGAGTGCCGGCGGTGAGGAGCGAGCGGCCGGTGTGTCGCGACCCCGCCGCGCGGTCGTCGTGGGCGGCGGCCTGCTCGGGCTCCAGGTGGCGCGGGCGCTCGGTGCCCGCGGCCTCGACACCGAGATCGTCGAGGGCGCCGACCACCTGCTGCACCAGCAGCTCGGCCGGGCGGCCGGCAGGATCCTCGCCCGCGACCTGAAGAAGCTCGGCGTCGCGGTCTACACCGGCGCCAGGGCTGTCCGTCTCGAGGACGCCGGCGGACGCGTGAACCTGAGGCTCGACAACGGGTTCACGCTCGACACCGACCTGGTGGTCCTCACCGCCGGCGGCCGCCCGTCGACCGCGCTCGCCCGGCAGGCCGGGCTCGAGGTCCGGCGCGGGGTCGTCGTCGACGACCGGCTCGCGAGCGTGACCGACGAGCGCGTGTTCGCGATCGGCGACTGCGCCGAGCACGAGGGCCGGGTCACCGGCTTCGTGCCGCCGGCCTGGGAGCAGGCGTCCGTGCTGGCGGGCGTCCTCAGCGACGAGCCCATGAAGTACGACGGCAGCCGCATCGTCGCGCGGCTCCGCGCCACGGGGCTCGACGTCGCCGTGCTCGGCGACCCCGAGCGGGAGACGCTCGACGGCGGCGACGTCGTCGAGATGTCCAACCCCGTGCGCGGCTCCCACCGCAAGCTGGTCGTCCGCGACGGCCGCATCGTCGCCGGCGCGTTCGTCGGCGACCTCCACCGGATCGGCCTGGTCACCCAGCACTACGACCGGCAGACGGTGCTCGGCCCGACCGAGCCCGGCGACCTGCTCCTGGTCGAGCGATCCGCCCAGCCCGTGCAGCTCCCCGACGACGCGGAGGTCTGCAACTGCGCCGGTGTCACCGCCGGCGCGATCAGGGCCTACTCCTCCTACGAGCAGGCCCGCGAGACGACACGCGCGACCACCGGATGCGGTGGCTGCGCCTCGACCGTCCGCCAGCTCCTGGCCGAACGGTCCGCCCTGGAAGGGATCAAGTGA